A genomic region of Oryza glaberrima chromosome 1, OglaRS2, whole genome shotgun sequence contains the following coding sequences:
- the LOC127760309 gene encoding nucleobase-ascorbate transporter 12, with amino-acid sequence MSSSSGAARRARPGPWPPAPPPQPQAQPLSWAKRTGFQSRVSGESVAIASASSSGQVSLPRPAEAPSDLESGPPARPNSALPPPPAAAAANAEAKPQPPPPPPPARTRRRDSDGGRPNGQAAAAPLPQLLEEEDDGAPERPKYELRDSPGVFPIAVYGFQHYISMLGSIILIPLLMVPAMGGSPDDMAAVVSTVLLVSGMTTLLHTFCGTRLPLVQGPSFVYLAPALAIIYSPEFFGLNHNNFKHIMKHLQGAIIIGGAFQVLLGYTGLMSLFLRLINPVVISPTVAAVGLSFFSYGFTKVGSCIEMGLLQLLIVVMFALYLRKVKLFGYRVFLIYAVPLALGITWAIAFVLTATGVYSYRGCDANIPASNNVSAYCRKHVLRMKSCRVDTSHALRSSPWLRFPYPLQWGTPIFSWKMGLVMCVASVIASVDSVGSYHASSLFVATRPPTAGVVSRGIGVEGVSTVLAGLWGTGVGSATITENVHTIAVTKMGNRRAVGFGAIVLILLSFVGKVGAFIASIPDVLVAALLCFMWAMLCALGLSNLRYSAKGSSRNSIVVGLALFLSLSVPSYFQQYRLQPNSNSSVPTYFQPYIVASHGPIHTGSSGVNYILNTLLSLNMVIAFLVALILDNTVPGGRQERGLYVWSEAEAARRESAVMKDYELPFKIGHAFRWVKCVGL; translated from the exons atgTCATCCTCCTCCGGCGCGGCTCGCCGGGCGCGCCCCGGGCCATGGCCCCCCGCACCGCCGCCACAGCCGCAGGCGCAGCCCCTCTCCTGGGCCAAGCGCACTGGCTTCCAGTCCCGCGTCTCCGGCGAGTCCGTCgccatcgcctccgcctccagctCGGGGCAGGTATCGCTGCCTCGCCCCGCCGAGGCACCTTCCGATCTGGAGTCCGGCCCACCGGCCAGGCCCAACTCCGCCCTCCcgccccctcccgccgccgccgcggccaatGCGGAGGCAaagccgcaaccgccgccgccgccgcctcctgcgaGGACGCGGAGGAGGGATTCGGATGGCGGAAGGCCGAATGGGCAGGCGGCCGCAGCGCCGCTTCCTCAgctgctggaggaggaggacgacggtgCGCCGGAGCGGCCCAAGTACGAGCTCCGTGACAGCCCCGGAGTAT TTCCAATAGCGGTATATGGATTTCAGCATTACATCTCCATGCTCGGCTCAATCATCCTGATCCCACTTTTGATGGTTCCTGCAATGGGCGGTTCACCT GATGATATGGCAGCGGTGGTGTCCACGGTGTTGCTTGTCTCAGGGATGACCACATTGCTGCACACATTCTGTGGGACAAGGCTGCCTCTTGTGCAGGGACCATCCTTTGTATATCTTGCCCCTGCGCTTGCAATAATCTACTCCCCTGAATTCTTTGGGCTCAATCAcaat AACTTTAAGCACATCATGAAGCACCTGCAGGGAGCTATCATAATAGGAGGTGCATTCCAAGTGCTGTTAGGATATACAGGCCTAATGTCACTATTTCTAAG gttgATAAATCCAGTTGTCATCTCACCAACCGTCGCAGCTGTTGGACTTTCGTTTTTCAGTTATGGGTTCACTAAAGTAGGGTCATGTATAGAGATGGGCCTATTACAATTATTGATTGTTGTTATGTTTGCACTA TACCTCCGAAAAGTAAAGTTATTTGGCTACCGGGTGTTTTTAATTTATGCG GTTCCTCTTGCTCTAGGGATCACATGGGCTATCGCTTTTGTTCTAACAGCAACTGGAGTTTATAGCTACAGAGGTTGTGATGCAAATATTCCTGCCTCAAACAATGTATCAGCCTATTGCCGGAAGCATGTACTGAGGATGAAATCTTGTCGCGTAGACACTTCACATGCCTTGCGATCTTCACCTTGGTTGAGATTTCCATATCCGTTGCAATGGGGCACTCCAATTTTCAGTTGGAAAATGGGTCTTGTGATGTGTGTTGCATCTGTTATTGCATCAGTCGATTCA GTTGGTTCCTACCATGCATCTTCTTTGTTTGTGGCCACAAGACCACCAACAGCTGGGGTTGTTAGTAGGGGCATTGGTGTTGAAGGTGTCTCCACAGTCTTAGCTGGCTTGTGGGGTACAGGAGTTGGATCTGCAACAATAACAGAGAATGTACACACAATTGCGGTTACTAAAATGGGCAATCGAAGGGCGGTTGGATTTGGTGCTATTGTACTTATACTACTCTCTTTTGTTG GAAAAGTTGGTGCCTTCATTGCTTCTATTCCTGATGTTCTAGTTGCTGCTCTTCTTTGTTTCATGTGGGCCATGCTATGTGCCCTTGGCTTATCCAATCTTCGGTATAGCGCCAAGGGAAGCTCCAGGAACAGTATTGTAGTTGGGCTAGCTTTGTTTTTGTCCCTGTCAGTTCCATCGTACTTTCAACAGTACAGATTACAGCCTAATTCAAACTCATCAGTTCCAACCTACTTCCAGCCATACATTGTTGCATCTCATGGACCTATACACACTGGATCTAGTGGG GTAAACTATATTCTCAACACGTTACTGTCACTCAACATGGTCATTGCGTTTTTGGTTGCCCTCATACTTGACAATACTGTCCCTGGTGGTCGCCAAGAGCGGGGTTTGTATGTATGgtcagaggcggaggcggcaaggAGAGAATCAGCTGTCATGAAAGACTATGAACTTCCTTTCAAGATTGGACACGCATTCAGGTGGGTGAAATGCGTTGGCCTATAG
- the LOC127780867 gene encoding probable 3-deoxy-D-manno-octulosonic acid transferase, mitochondrial isoform X1 yields MRTARTPASAARGGRALYELYRAASRAAAPAALLWRRLRGLEHPSRWPERLGRPSVARPRPGSPLVWFHAVSLGEGMAALPVVRHCARLHPGLPILLTTTTLSSFEVMKDLLPDGVIYQFAPLDCPDAIESFIGYWKPNLILLMESELWPNLILSAAEKGIAVVLLNARMSLKSFNRWSLPLGLQLVSLMLSKLSLVIPLSTIQAVRFQLLHAPPQIIHFAGDLKYEIHVIYLAVGDIAAGEKEVAAIEDLQQQFSNRPIWMAASIHKGEDEIILRVHDELTRAYPTLLLILVPRHPEDSKNVSQTLKKQKVNFVLRSTREVVSSNTSIYVVDTLGELRMLYRVTPIAVIGGSFLPGLAGHNISEAAAVGCAVMTGPSVGHFYHMLVEMWQINPLAVKQVKGEYELLEALKQLLGDSRALEACQRAAKDAFSFMSDGVVNRVWNLVHPFTIGSQTDTCDSFSSS; encoded by the exons ATGCGGACGGCCCgcacgccggcgtcggcggcgcgcggcggccgggcgctGTACGAGCTGTACAGGGCGGcgagccgcgcggcggcgccggcggcgcttCTATGGCGGCGGCTACGAGGACTGGAGCACCCGTCGCGTTGGCCCGAGCGGTTGGGCAGGCCGTCGGTGGCGCGGCCTCGTCCGGGCTCGCCGCTCGTGTGGTTCCACGCCGTATCCCTCGGCGAGGGGATGGCCGCGCTCCCGGTCGTACGCCACTGCGCCCGCCTCCACCCTGGTCTCCCCATCCTCCTCACCACTACTACCCTCTCATCCTT CGAAGTGATGAAAGACTTGCTCCCGGATGGTGTCATATATCAG TTTGCACCCCTTGACTGTCCTGATGCAATAGAAAGTTTCATTGGATACTGGAAACCAAATTTGATACTTCTTATGGAAAGTGAACTCTGGCCAAACCTCATTTTGTCTGCAGCAGAGAAAggg ATTGCAGTGGTTCTTTTAAATGCGCGCATGTCATTGAAGTCTTTCAACCGTTGGTCCTTGCCTCTAGGGTTGCAGTTAGTCTCTTTGATGCTCTCCAAACTATCACTTGTTATCCCATTG AGTACTATTCAAGCTGTTCGTTTTCAATTACTTCATGCACCACCACAGATCATCCATTTTGCTGGCGATTTAAAATACG AGATTCATGTGATTTACCTAGCTGTTGGTGACATTGCTGCTGGGGAGAAAGAGGTAGCTGCAATAGAAGATCTTCAGCAGCAGTTCAGCAATAGGCCCATCTGGATGGCAGCTTCTATCCACAAAGGGGAAGATGAAA TCATTCTCCGTGTTCATGATGAGTTAACCAGGGCGTATcctactctacttttaattctCGTCCCAAGGCATCCTGAGGACAGCAAGAATGTTTCTCAA ACCCTGAAGAAACAGAAAGTGAATTTTGTGCTGAGGTCAACAAGAGAAGTGGTGTCTTCAAACACCAGTATATATGTGGTTGATACGTTAG GTGAATTAAGAATGCTCTACAGGGTTACTCCAATAGCTGTTATTGGGGGTTCTTTTTTGCCCGGCTTAGCTGGACATAATATTTCTGAGGCTGCTGCAGTTGGTTGCGCTGTTATGACTG GTCCTAGTGTTGGGCACTTCTATCATATGCTGGTCGAAATGTGGCAAATAAATCCTTTAGCTGTCAAGCAG GTCAAAGGAGAATATGAACTTTTGGAAGCACTAAAACAACTGCTTGGTGATTCTAGAGCTCTGGAAGCATGTCAAAGAGCCGCAAAAGATGCGTTTTCCTTTATGTCAGATGGAGTTGTCAATCGTGTATGGAATTTAGTCCACCCGTTCACTATTGGTTCCCAAACAGACACATGCGACAGCTTCTCGAGTAGTTAG
- the LOC127780891 gene encoding GABA transporter 1: MGAPSREDEEAKKMEAGGDTVGQKLDAGALFVLQSKGSWLHCGYHLTTSIVAPPLLSLPFAFASLGWAAGLICLVIGAAVTFYSYNLISLVLEHHAQQGRRQLRFRDMATDILGPGWGRFYIGPIQFLVCFGAVVACTLLAGQSMKAIYLIANPGGTIKLYVFVAIFGVFMMILAQMPSFHSLRHVNLISLVLCLAYSFCAVAACIYLGSSKGAPEKDYSIAGANTRDRVFGVFNAIAVIATTYGNGIIPEIQATVAAPVTGKMFKGLCLCYAVVVTTFFSVAISGYWAFGNQSQGTLLSNFMVGGRAVIPEWLLLIIELFTLLQLSAVAVVYLQPTNEVLEGLLSDPKAGQYAARNVAPRVLSRTAAVALGTTIAAMVPFFGDMNALIGAFGFLPLDFAVPAVFYNVTFKPSKKGAVFWLNTTIAVVFSALAVVASVAAVRQIILDANSYKLFANV, encoded by the exons ATGGGGGCGCCGAGCAGGGAGGATGAGGAGGCGAAGAagatggaggccggcggcgacaccgTCGGCCAGAAGCTCGACGCCGGGGCTCTCTTCGTCCTTCAGTCCAAAG GGTCATGGCTGCACTGCGGGTACCACCTGACGACGTCCATCGTGGCGCCACCGCTGCTGAGCCTGCCGTTCGCGTTCGCGTCGCTGGGGTGGGCGGCGGGGCTCATCTGCCTCGTCATCGGCGCCGCCGTGACCTTCTACTCGTACAACCTCATTTCCCTCGTCCTCGAGCACCACGCGCAGCAAGGACGCCGCCAGCTCCGCTTCAGGGACATGGCCACCGATATTTTAG GGCCTGGATGGGGACGCTTCTACATCGGGCCGATCCAGTTCCTGGTCTGCTTCGGGGCAGTCGTCGCGTGCACTCTCCTAGCCGGTCAGAGCATGAAG GCTATCTACCTGATTGCCAACCCGGGCGGCACGATCAAGCTGTACGTGTTCGTGGCAATCTTCGGCGTCTTCATGATGATCCTGGCGCAGATGCCGTCGTTCCACTCTCTCCGCCACGTTAACCTCATCTCCCTCGTGCTGTGCCTCGCCTACAGCttctgcgccgtcgccgcctgcaTCTACCTTG GAAGCTCAAAGGGAGCGCCCGAGAAGGACTACTCGATCGCCGGCGCCAACACCCGTGACCGCGTGTTCGGCGTGTTCAACGCCATCGCCGTCATCGCCACGACGTACGGCAATGGAATCATCCCCGAGATacaggcgacggtggcggcgccggtgacgggGAAGATGTTCAAGGGGCTGTGCCTGTGCTACGCCGTGGTGGTGACGACGTTCTTCAGCGTGGCCATCTCGGGGTACTGGGCGTTCGGCAACCAGTCGCAGGGCACGCTCCTGAGCAACTTCATGGTGGGCGGCAGGGCCGTCATCCCGGAGTGGCTGCTGCTCATCATCGAGCTCTTCACGCTGCTGCAGCTgtcggcggtggccgtggtgtACCTGCAGCCGACCAACGAGGTCCTGGAGGGCCTCCTGTCCGACCCCAAGGCCGGGCAGTACGCCGCGAGGAACGTCGCGCCGCGGGTGCtctcccgcaccgccgccgtcgcgctggGCACCACCATCGCGGCCATGGTGCCCTTCTTCGGCGACATGAACGCGCTCATCGGCGCATTCGGCTTCCTCCCGCTCGACTTCGCTGTGCCGGCGGTGTTCTACAACGTGACGTTCAAGCCGTCCAAGAAGGGCGCCGTGTTCTGGCTCAACACCACCATCGCCGTCGTGTTCTCCGCGCTCGCTGTCGTCGCGTCAGTCGCCGCGGTCCGGCAGATCATTCTGGACGCCAATAGCTATAAACTGTTCGCGAATGTGTGA
- the LOC127780867 gene encoding probable 3-deoxy-D-manno-octulosonic acid transferase, mitochondrial isoform X3, producing MRTARTPASAARGGRALYELYRAASRAAAPAALLWRRLRGLEHPSRWPERLGRPSVARPRPGSPLVWFHAVSLGEGMAALPVVRHCARLHPGLPILLTTTTLSSFEVMKDLLPDGVIYQIAVVLLNARMSLKSFNRWSLPLGLQLVSLMLSKLSLVIPLSTIQAVRFQLLHAPPQIIHFAGDLKYEIHVIYLAVGDIAAGEKEVAAIEDLQQQFSNRPIWMAASIHKGEDEIILRVHDELTRAYPTLLLILVPRHPEDSKNVSQTLKKQKVNFVLRSTREVVSSNTSIYVVDTLGELRMLYRVTPIAVIGGSFLPGLAGHNISEAAAVGCAVMTGPSVGHFYHMLVEMWQINPLAVKQVKGEYELLEALKQLLGDSRALEACQRAAKDAFSFMSDGVVNRVWNLVHPFTIGSQTDTCDSFSSS from the exons ATGCGGACGGCCCgcacgccggcgtcggcggcgcgcggcggccgggcgctGTACGAGCTGTACAGGGCGGcgagccgcgcggcggcgccggcggcgcttCTATGGCGGCGGCTACGAGGACTGGAGCACCCGTCGCGTTGGCCCGAGCGGTTGGGCAGGCCGTCGGTGGCGCGGCCTCGTCCGGGCTCGCCGCTCGTGTGGTTCCACGCCGTATCCCTCGGCGAGGGGATGGCCGCGCTCCCGGTCGTACGCCACTGCGCCCGCCTCCACCCTGGTCTCCCCATCCTCCTCACCACTACTACCCTCTCATCCTT CGAAGTGATGAAAGACTTGCTCCCGGATGGTGTCATATATCAG ATTGCAGTGGTTCTTTTAAATGCGCGCATGTCATTGAAGTCTTTCAACCGTTGGTCCTTGCCTCTAGGGTTGCAGTTAGTCTCTTTGATGCTCTCCAAACTATCACTTGTTATCCCATTG AGTACTATTCAAGCTGTTCGTTTTCAATTACTTCATGCACCACCACAGATCATCCATTTTGCTGGCGATTTAAAATACG AGATTCATGTGATTTACCTAGCTGTTGGTGACATTGCTGCTGGGGAGAAAGAGGTAGCTGCAATAGAAGATCTTCAGCAGCAGTTCAGCAATAGGCCCATCTGGATGGCAGCTTCTATCCACAAAGGGGAAGATGAAA TCATTCTCCGTGTTCATGATGAGTTAACCAGGGCGTATcctactctacttttaattctCGTCCCAAGGCATCCTGAGGACAGCAAGAATGTTTCTCAA ACCCTGAAGAAACAGAAAGTGAATTTTGTGCTGAGGTCAACAAGAGAAGTGGTGTCTTCAAACACCAGTATATATGTGGTTGATACGTTAG GTGAATTAAGAATGCTCTACAGGGTTACTCCAATAGCTGTTATTGGGGGTTCTTTTTTGCCCGGCTTAGCTGGACATAATATTTCTGAGGCTGCTGCAGTTGGTTGCGCTGTTATGACTG GTCCTAGTGTTGGGCACTTCTATCATATGCTGGTCGAAATGTGGCAAATAAATCCTTTAGCTGTCAAGCAG GTCAAAGGAGAATATGAACTTTTGGAAGCACTAAAACAACTGCTTGGTGATTCTAGAGCTCTGGAAGCATGTCAAAGAGCCGCAAAAGATGCGTTTTCCTTTATGTCAGATGGAGTTGTCAATCGTGTATGGAATTTAGTCCACCCGTTCACTATTGGTTCCCAAACAGACACATGCGACAGCTTCTCGAGTAGTTAG
- the LOC127780867 gene encoding probable 3-deoxy-D-manno-octulosonic acid transferase, mitochondrial isoform X4, with the protein MRTARTPASAARGGRALYELYRAASRAAAPAALLWRRLRGLEHPSRWPERLGRPSVARPRPGSPLVWFHAVSLGEGMAALPVVRHCARLHPGLPILLTTTTLSSFEVMKDLLPDGVIYQFAPLDCPDAIESFIGYWKPNLILLMESELWPNLILSAAEKGIAVVLLNARMSLKSFNRWSLPLGLQLVSLMLSKLSLVIPLSTIQAVRFQLLHAPPQIIHFAGDLKYEIHVIYLAVGDIAAGEKEVAAIEDLQQQFSNRPIWMAASIHKGEDEIILRVHDELTRAYPTLLLILVPRHPEDSKNVSQVKGEYELLEALKQLLGDSRALEACQRAAKDAFSFMSDGVVNRVWNLVHPFTIGSQTDTCDSFSSS; encoded by the exons ATGCGGACGGCCCgcacgccggcgtcggcggcgcgcggcggccgggcgctGTACGAGCTGTACAGGGCGGcgagccgcgcggcggcgccggcggcgcttCTATGGCGGCGGCTACGAGGACTGGAGCACCCGTCGCGTTGGCCCGAGCGGTTGGGCAGGCCGTCGGTGGCGCGGCCTCGTCCGGGCTCGCCGCTCGTGTGGTTCCACGCCGTATCCCTCGGCGAGGGGATGGCCGCGCTCCCGGTCGTACGCCACTGCGCCCGCCTCCACCCTGGTCTCCCCATCCTCCTCACCACTACTACCCTCTCATCCTT CGAAGTGATGAAAGACTTGCTCCCGGATGGTGTCATATATCAG TTTGCACCCCTTGACTGTCCTGATGCAATAGAAAGTTTCATTGGATACTGGAAACCAAATTTGATACTTCTTATGGAAAGTGAACTCTGGCCAAACCTCATTTTGTCTGCAGCAGAGAAAggg ATTGCAGTGGTTCTTTTAAATGCGCGCATGTCATTGAAGTCTTTCAACCGTTGGTCCTTGCCTCTAGGGTTGCAGTTAGTCTCTTTGATGCTCTCCAAACTATCACTTGTTATCCCATTG AGTACTATTCAAGCTGTTCGTTTTCAATTACTTCATGCACCACCACAGATCATCCATTTTGCTGGCGATTTAAAATACG AGATTCATGTGATTTACCTAGCTGTTGGTGACATTGCTGCTGGGGAGAAAGAGGTAGCTGCAATAGAAGATCTTCAGCAGCAGTTCAGCAATAGGCCCATCTGGATGGCAGCTTCTATCCACAAAGGGGAAGATGAAA TCATTCTCCGTGTTCATGATGAGTTAACCAGGGCGTATcctactctacttttaattctCGTCCCAAGGCATCCTGAGGACAGCAAGAATGTTTCTCAA GTCAAAGGAGAATATGAACTTTTGGAAGCACTAAAACAACTGCTTGGTGATTCTAGAGCTCTGGAAGCATGTCAAAGAGCCGCAAAAGATGCGTTTTCCTTTATGTCAGATGGAGTTGTCAATCGTGTATGGAATTTAGTCCACCCGTTCACTATTGGTTCCCAAACAGACACATGCGACAGCTTCTCGAGTAGTTAG
- the LOC127780867 gene encoding probable 3-deoxy-D-manno-octulosonic acid transferase, mitochondrial isoform X2 yields the protein MRTARTPASAARGGRALYELYRAASRAAAPAALLWRRLRGLEHPSRWPERLGRPSVARPRPGSPLVWFHAVSLGEGMAALPVVRHCARLHPGLPILLTTTTLSSFEVMKDLLPDGVIYQFAPLDCPDAIESFIGYWKPNLILLMESELWPNLILSAAEKGIAVVLLNARMSLKSFNRWSLPLGLQLVSLMLSKLSLVIPLSTIQAVRFQLLHAPPQIIHFAGDLKYAVGDIAAGEKEVAAIEDLQQQFSNRPIWMAASIHKGEDEIILRVHDELTRAYPTLLLILVPRHPEDSKNVSQTLKKQKVNFVLRSTREVVSSNTSIYVVDTLGELRMLYRVTPIAVIGGSFLPGLAGHNISEAAAVGCAVMTGPSVGHFYHMLVEMWQINPLAVKQVKGEYELLEALKQLLGDSRALEACQRAAKDAFSFMSDGVVNRVWNLVHPFTIGSQTDTCDSFSSS from the exons ATGCGGACGGCCCgcacgccggcgtcggcggcgcgcggcggccgggcgctGTACGAGCTGTACAGGGCGGcgagccgcgcggcggcgccggcggcgcttCTATGGCGGCGGCTACGAGGACTGGAGCACCCGTCGCGTTGGCCCGAGCGGTTGGGCAGGCCGTCGGTGGCGCGGCCTCGTCCGGGCTCGCCGCTCGTGTGGTTCCACGCCGTATCCCTCGGCGAGGGGATGGCCGCGCTCCCGGTCGTACGCCACTGCGCCCGCCTCCACCCTGGTCTCCCCATCCTCCTCACCACTACTACCCTCTCATCCTT CGAAGTGATGAAAGACTTGCTCCCGGATGGTGTCATATATCAG TTTGCACCCCTTGACTGTCCTGATGCAATAGAAAGTTTCATTGGATACTGGAAACCAAATTTGATACTTCTTATGGAAAGTGAACTCTGGCCAAACCTCATTTTGTCTGCAGCAGAGAAAggg ATTGCAGTGGTTCTTTTAAATGCGCGCATGTCATTGAAGTCTTTCAACCGTTGGTCCTTGCCTCTAGGGTTGCAGTTAGTCTCTTTGATGCTCTCCAAACTATCACTTGTTATCCCATTG AGTACTATTCAAGCTGTTCGTTTTCAATTACTTCATGCACCACCACAGATCATCCATTTTGCTGGCGATTTAAAATACG CTGTTGGTGACATTGCTGCTGGGGAGAAAGAGGTAGCTGCAATAGAAGATCTTCAGCAGCAGTTCAGCAATAGGCCCATCTGGATGGCAGCTTCTATCCACAAAGGGGAAGATGAAA TCATTCTCCGTGTTCATGATGAGTTAACCAGGGCGTATcctactctacttttaattctCGTCCCAAGGCATCCTGAGGACAGCAAGAATGTTTCTCAA ACCCTGAAGAAACAGAAAGTGAATTTTGTGCTGAGGTCAACAAGAGAAGTGGTGTCTTCAAACACCAGTATATATGTGGTTGATACGTTAG GTGAATTAAGAATGCTCTACAGGGTTACTCCAATAGCTGTTATTGGGGGTTCTTTTTTGCCCGGCTTAGCTGGACATAATATTTCTGAGGCTGCTGCAGTTGGTTGCGCTGTTATGACTG GTCCTAGTGTTGGGCACTTCTATCATATGCTGGTCGAAATGTGGCAAATAAATCCTTTAGCTGTCAAGCAG GTCAAAGGAGAATATGAACTTTTGGAAGCACTAAAACAACTGCTTGGTGATTCTAGAGCTCTGGAAGCATGTCAAAGAGCCGCAAAAGATGCGTTTTCCTTTATGTCAGATGGAGTTGTCAATCGTGTATGGAATTTAGTCCACCCGTTCACTATTGGTTCCCAAACAGACACATGCGACAGCTTCTCGAGTAGTTAG
- the LOC127765114 gene encoding cis-prenyltransferase 4, chloroplastic-like — protein MQSFSSFCRSLGAMRQAANTMLPSHSPAATHQLPTSPRRSTRPAPPPPCPCPRAGAAPAAESLLPGCLRAESLPRHVAVVMDGNARWARARGLPSAAGHEAGRRALEETVRLSRAWGIRALTAFAFSNENWSRPKVEVDFLMRLFERVIHDSVAEFLREGIRLRVIGDSSRLPVSLQKIAREAEETTRNNSQLDLTLAISYSGRRDIVQACRKLAQKVQSNALAAEDIDEALFADELETSCAADEFPYPDLLIRTSGELRLSNFLLWQSAYSELFFTNTLWPDFGEADYLEALCSFQSRDRRFGVRKL, from the exons ATGCAGAGCTTTTCATCCTTTTGTCGGAGTTTGGGGGCAATGCGCCAAGCCGCCAACACCATGCTGCCCTCCCACTCTCCAGCTGCTACCCATCAGCTACCCACCTCCCCTCGCCGCAGcacgcgccccgcgccgccaccaccatgccCATGCCCGCGCGCCGGCGCAGCCCCGGCGGCCGAGTCTCTCCTCCCTGGATGCCTTCGGGCGGAGTCGCTGCCCCGGCACGTGGCGGTGGTGATGGACGGGAACGCGCggtgggcgcgggcgcgggggctCCCGTCGGCGGCCGGGCACGAGGCCGGGCGGCGCGcgctggaggagacggtgcgtCTCTCCCGCGCCTGGGGCATCCGCGCGCTCACCGCCTTCGCCTTCTCCAACGAGAACTGGAGCCGCCCCAAG GTGGAGGTGGACTTCTTGATGAGGCTGTTCGAGCGGGTGATCCACGATAGCGTCGCCGAGTTTCTGAG gGAAGGAATTCGGCTACGTGTAATCGGTGACAGCTCAAGGCTACCGGTTTCTCTACAGAAGATTGCGAGAGAAGCCGAGGAGACCACGAGGAACAATTCACAGCTTGATCTGACACTGGCAATCAGCTACAGCGGGAGGAGGGACATCGTGCAGGCGTGCCGGAAGCTTGCCCAGAAGGTGCAGAGCAACGCGCTCGCGGCGGAGGACATCGACGAGGCCCTgttcgccgacgagctcgagaCGAGCTGCGCGGCCGACGAGTTCCCGTACCCCGACCTTCTCATCAGGACCAGCGGCGAGCTGAGGCTGAGCAACTTCTTGCTGTGGCAGTCAGCGTACTCGGAGCTCTTCTTCACCAACACGCTGTGGCCTGATTTCGGGGAGGCTGATTACCTCGAAGCGCTTTGCTCCTTCCAGAGCAGAGACAGGCGATTTGGTGTAAGAAAATTGTAG